One stretch of Oncorhynchus clarkii lewisi isolate Uvic-CL-2024 chromosome 3, UVic_Ocla_1.0, whole genome shotgun sequence DNA includes these proteins:
- the LOC139396614 gene encoding integrin beta-2-like: MYKCVSLLLLLMGRGVLSQEVEVCSKTVINSCRDCIRSGAYCTWCKQLNFTKPGEQEAARCDTRAQLEERGCMGKDIVSPLNILTVTKNTALSTNAFVKDEPIQLRPQEVNLKLRPGLPRTFKLDFRRVEGYPVDLYYLMDLSYSMEDDLRSIKTLGNELFKALQGITKQGRIGFGSFVDKTVLPFTNTNPEKLKKPCEEKELFCQPAFGYRHVLSMTENKADFNREVDKQRISGNLDSPEGTLDAIMQAAVCGDRIGWRNSSTRLIVLTTDDGFHMAGDGKLAGILEPNDERCYMDNKLYTKSNDMDYPSVGQVASQLEKNNIQPIFAVTKNMENVYRELSRMIPKSEVGVLSEDSKNVVELIQAAYNRLSSKVTVTHDALPDNVRVTYTPLCPGGGPAGDKGVCDNVKVGDLVSFNVTVTADECIDRERSFLIGPLGIKDKLKVSLSTRCECECDDPKEENHKDCDGKGKVKCGMCSCNAGFVGQKCECAIGEKDESSLRAACRKDNGTECEGRGDCVCGICQCYAQQGGSTYYGTHCECENESCEKFQNKLCGGNGKCRCKICECNPEYEGTACQCKKSDEQCRTPSGSVCSGRGTCQCNQCKCIEGYQRPYCLTCPACQTPCITKGKCIECLGFQTGPFSKNCSQTCKSINEFEMVETLPPGKPCDVRDVENCRVFFIIKQLDGEDNYSAQILKTRECPELPNIYAIIGGSIAGVALIGLLILLIIKAILYMRDVKEFRRFENEQKKGKWSPGDNPLFMNATTTVANPTFTGE, encoded by the exons GAG TTCTCTCCCAGGAAGTGGAAGTATGTTCCAAAACGGTGATCAACTCCTGCAGGGACTGCATCAGATCAGGAGCGTACTGCACGTGGTGTAAACAACTG AACTTCACCAAGCCAGGTGAGCAAGAAGCAGCTCGCTGTGACACCCGGGCTCAGCTAGAAGAGAGGGGCTGCATGGGAAAAGACATTGTATCCCCACTGAATATCCTTACTGTGACTAAGAACACCGCCCTGTCCACAAATGCATTTGTCAAGGACGAACCCATCCAGCTGCGTCCTCAGGAGGTCAATCTGAAGCTCAGACCAG GGCTGCCTCGGACGTTCAAGCTGGACTTTCGGAGAGTGGAGGGCTATCCTGTTGATCTCTACTACTTGATGGATCTCTCCTACTCCATGGAGGACGATCTGAGGAGCATCAAGACTCTGGGAAACGAGCTCTTTAAAGCTCTGCAAGGAATCACAAAACAAGGGCGAATAG GCTTCGGCTCTTTCGTAGACAAGACTGTCCTGCCTTTCACTAACACCAACCCAGAAAAGCTGAAGAAGCCATGCGAAGAAAAGGAGCTGTTCTGTCAACCTGCCTTTGGCTACAGGCATGTTCTTAGCATGACAGAGAACAAAGCTGACTTTAATAGGGAGGTAGACAAGCAGCGTATCTCTGGGAACTTGGACTCCCCTGAAGGGACGCTGGACGCCATCATGCAGGCTGCAGTATGTGGG GACAGGATTGGCTGGAGGAATAGCAGCACTCGGCTAATCGTCCTGACCACCGACGATGGCTTCCACATGGCAGGGGATGGCAAGCTGGCTGGCATACTGGAGCCCAACGACGAGAGATGTTACATGGACAACAAGCTGTACACTAAGAGCAATGACATG GACTACCCATCTGTTGGTCAAGTGGCTTCGCAGTTAGAGAAGAACAACATTCAGCCAATCTTTGCTGTGACAAAGAACATGGAGAATGTATACAGG GAACTCAGTAGAATGATCCCCAAGTCTGAGGTGGGAGTATTGTCAGAGGACTCCAAAAATGTTGTTGAATTGATCCAAGCTGCCTACAAT AGGCTCTCCTCCAAAGTGACAGTGACTCATGATGCTCTCCCTGACAATGTGAGAGTCACTTACACTCCACTCTGTCCTGGAGGGGGACCCGCAGGGGACAAGGGGGTCTGTGATAACGTCAAAGTAGGAGACTTG GTGTCTTTCAACGTAACAGTGACGGCAGATGAATGTATAGACAGGGAGAGGTCTTTTCTGATTGGCCCATTGGGCATAAAAGACAAGCTGAAGGTGAGCTTGTCGACTCGCTGCGAGTGTGAATGTGATGACCCCAAGGAGGAGAATCACAAGGACTGCGACGGGAAGGGTAAAGTCAAATGTGGCATGTGCAG TTGCAATGCCGGCTTCGTGGGTCAGAAGTGCGAGTGCGCCATCGGGGAGAAGGACGAGAGCTCTCTGAGGGCGGCATGCCGGAAGGACAACGGCACGGAGTGCGAAGGACgaggggactgtgtgtgtggcatttgccAGTGCTATGCCCAACAAGGCGGCAGCACCTACTACGGCACGCACTGCGAGTGTGAAAACGAGAGCTGCGAGAAGTTTCAGAACAAACTGTGTGGAG GGAACGGGAAATGCCGTTGTAAAATTTGCGAATGCAACCCCGAGTACGAAGGCACCGCCTGCCAATGCAAGAAGTCGGATGAGCAGTGTCGTACACCAAGCGGGAGCGTGTGCAGCGGCAGGGGCACATGCCAGTGTAACCAGTGCAAGTGTATCGAGGGCTACCAGCGGCCCTACTGTCTGACCTGTCCCGCCTGCCAGACTCCCTGTATAACCAAGGG GAAGTGCATCGAGTGTCTGGGCTTTCAGACAGGCCCGTTCAGCAAGAACTGCTCCCAGACCTGTAAGAGTATTAATGAATTTGAGATGGTGGAGACATTGCCACCTGGTAAGCCTTGTGACGTGAGGGATGTGGAGAACTGCCGGGTGTTCTTTATCATTAAACAGTTGGATGGAGAGGACAACTACTCCGCCCAGATACTAAAGACCAGAG AATGTCCGGAGTTGCCAAACATCTACGCCATCATTGGAGGCTCCATTGCGGGCGTGGCCCTGATCGGCTTACTGATCCTGCTCATCATCAAAGCCATCCTCTACATGAGAGACGTGAAGGAGTTCCGCAGGTTTGAGAATGAGCAGAAGAAAGGAAAGTGGTCCCCG GGAGACAATCCACTATTCATGAACGCGACCACCACCGTGGCTAACCCTACCTTCACTGGAGAATAA